A window of Kribbella voronezhensis genomic DNA:
CACTGTGGTCGACCAGAAGCCCCCAAGAATAGGAACTTTCGGTACTACGCAGGCCGCCGGCGACTGGCTACGCTCGGCAGATGACCCCATGGATCGAGGAGGTCGGCGTCCAGTACGACGACGGCTCCACCGCCGGCGACTCGCAGGTCCTCGTGCTCCCGCCGGATCCGGCCACCACGGTCGTCTGGCGGATGACAGCCGCGGGCGACTCCGACGTACTCGTGACCGGCCCGCGCACCAAGGCGTCGTACCAGGCGAAGAAGAAATTGCCGGCTTTGGTGCGATTGCGGATTCAGCCGGGGCGCGTGAGATCGCTGCTGGGCGTGGGCGGGGACGAGCTGGTCGATCGAGTGGTACCGCTGACCGAGCTGTGGGGGAGTGCAGCCACGTCGCTGGCCGCCGAGCTGACCGAGCATCGAGACGATCCCGACCGCGCAGTGGACCTGCTCGCACGGCAGCTGGCTGCGAAGGCGCCGGATCGGCAGGGTCGGTCGGGGCGCTCGGAGCTCGTCCTTGCGGCTATCGAGGAGTTGTCGGCGGGTGCCCGGGTCGCGCAGGCAGCCGGTCGTGCGGGTGTGAGCGAGCGGTACCTGCGCCGCGTGTTCATCGAGGCGGTGGGTCTCTCGCCGAAGCATTTCGCCCGGATCAACCGCGTGCGGAGCGTGCTCGGGCGAGCCGGCTCCTGGTCGAGGATCGCGACGGAGGCCGGGTACTTCGATCAGTCGCATCTCGTCGCCGAGTTCCGCAGCATCATGCGCGTGACGCCGGCAGCCTTCGCCGCCGGCCGCGTCCCGGTCACCACCTGCTGAACCCCAGCCGAGCAACCCGCTGAACCCAGCCAAGCAAACCGC
This region includes:
- a CDS encoding helix-turn-helix domain-containing protein; its protein translation is MTPWIEEVGVQYDDGSTAGDSQVLVLPPDPATTVVWRMTAAGDSDVLVTGPRTKASYQAKKKLPALVRLRIQPGRVRSLLGVGGDELVDRVVPLTELWGSAATSLAAELTEHRDDPDRAVDLLARQLAAKAPDRQGRSGRSELVLAAIEELSAGARVAQAAGRAGVSERYLRRVFIEAVGLSPKHFARINRVRSVLGRAGSWSRIATEAGYFDQSHLVAEFRSIMRVTPAAFAAGRVPVTTC